The Euphorbia lathyris chromosome 8, ddEupLath1.1, whole genome shotgun sequence genome has a window encoding:
- the LOC136203276 gene encoding uncharacterized protein isoform X1: MNSTDLTDLLIRQLRDQSLNPTAVVPPIDLDYESRLRAFVNQPILPLDYTMFQNTTRISFTPDEIADWKDLSPGASRKVLHLTKKDDLELVRIGTEFLKEIKGKLSPRTIGKMFILAYNLTDSRNQAVFDDIHVDLSSPPEYQFDLEELSDDPYVTITGEPEAITVFPAELLTADRIARMKNALCYLAASYLRLYTKSAENYSRVSANLKERYISYFKTPLPIENFHPSLEAINAIKRAFEVTGHFRDTLYNLVYAGEQTDVGDSLKTYLYRTHISYTGLHPLVLFIRCMEVYEVDHIYLLNVLRKDNPEFESEKSSLARVFETFYTEEARGSKKMWKYARIFDHRFLSTLQTKYCQTFTAVLANMIHLSKAQGPNENVLNIAQIKDLPEFGKKHARAVAQRALQVIIGEKGALGRAGAPRTSRNHP, translated from the coding sequence ATGAACTCAACAGATCTTACAGACCTTTTAATAAGGCAATTGAGGGACCAAAGCCTCAATCCTACAGCGGTCGTGCCTCCTATTGATTTGGACTATGAATCACGTTTGAGAGCATTCGTTAATCAGCCTATCTTACCGCTTGATTATACTATGTTTCAGAATACAACAAGAATCTCATTTACACCAGATGAAATAGCAGACTGGAAGGACTTGAGCCCAGGAGCATCAAGAAAAGTCCTTCATCTTACAAAAAAGGACGATTTGGAGCTTGTCCGGATTGGAACAGAATTCTTAAAAGAGATAAAGGGGAAATTGAGTCCAAGAACAATAGGAAAGATGTTCATACTGGCCTATAATCTAACAGACTCCAGAAATCAAGCTGTTTTTGATGACATTCACGTGGATTTATCGTCACCACCAGAATATCAGTTTGACTTAGAGGAGTTAAGTGATGATCCTTATGTCACAATTACAGGAGAACCAGAGGCTATCACGGTTTTTCCAGCAGAGTTGTTGACAGCTGACCGGATAGCCCGAATGAAGAATGCATTATGTTATCTAGCTGCGAGCTATCTGAGGCTATACACAAAGAGTGCTGAAAATTACTCTAGAGTCTCTGCCAATTTGAAAGAGAGGTACATCAGTTATTTCAAAACTCCGTTGCCTATTGAAAATTTTCATCCGAGCCTTGAAGCGATCAATGCAATAAAGCGTGCCTTTGAGGTGACAGGACATTTTAGAGATACGCTCTACAATCTCGTGTATGCAGGAGAACAGACAGATGTGGGAGATAGCTTGAAGACTTACCTGTATCGTACACACATAAGCTATACCGGACTCCATCCTTTGGTTCTGTTTATAAGATGTATGGAAGTTTATGAAGTGGACCATATATATCTTTTGAATGTGCTGCGCAAGGACAACCCTGAATTTGAGTCGGAGAAATCTAGTTTGGCTCGAGTTTTTGAAACTTTTTATACCGAAGAGGCGAGAGGTTCGAAGAAGATGTGGAAGTACGCTCGAATATTTGATCATAGGTTCCTTTCAACCTTGCAAACTAAGTATTGTCAAACGTTTACAGCGGTCCTGGCAAATATGATCCATCTCAGCAAAGCTCAAGGACCAAATGAGAATGTCCTGAATATTGCTCAGATAAAAGACCTTCCTGAATTTGGAAAGAAACATGCTCGAGCTGTGGCCCAAAGAGCGCTTCAGGTGATCATCGGAGAGAAGGGGGCGCTGGGGCGTGCTGGAGCACCCCGAACCTCCAGGAACCACCCCTGA
- the LOC136203276 gene encoding uncharacterized protein isoform X2: MNSTDLTDLLIRQLRDQSLNPTANTTRISFTPDEIADWKDLSPGASRKVLHLTKKDDLELVRIGTEFLKEIKGKLSPRTIGKMFILAYNLTDSRNQAVFDDIHVDLSSPPEYQFDLEELSDDPYVTITGEPEAITVFPAELLTADRIARMKNALCYLAASYLRLYTKSAENYSRVSANLKERYISYFKTPLPIENFHPSLEAINAIKRAFEVTGHFRDTLYNLVYAGEQTDVGDSLKTYLYRTHISYTGLHPLVLFIRCMEVYEVDHIYLLNVLRKDNPEFESEKSSLARVFETFYTEEARGSKKMWKYARIFDHRFLSTLQTKYCQTFTAVLANMIHLSKAQGPNENVLNIAQIKDLPEFGKKHARAVAQRALQVIIGEKGALGRAGAPRTSRNHP; encoded by the exons ATGAACTCAACAGATCTTACAGACCTTTTAATAAGGCAATTGAGGGACCAAAGCCTCAATCCTACAGCG AATACAACAAGAATCTCATTTACACCAGATGAAATAGCAGACTGGAAGGACTTGAGCCCAGGAGCATCAAGAAAAGTCCTTCATCTTACAAAAAAGGACGATTTGGAGCTTGTCCGGATTGGAACAGAATTCTTAAAAGAGATAAAGGGGAAATTGAGTCCAAGAACAATAGGAAAGATGTTCATACTGGCCTATAATCTAACAGACTCCAGAAATCAAGCTGTTTTTGATGACATTCACGTGGATTTATCGTCACCACCAGAATATCAGTTTGACTTAGAGGAGTTAAGTGATGATCCTTATGTCACAATTACAGGAGAACCAGAGGCTATCACGGTTTTTCCAGCAGAGTTGTTGACAGCTGACCGGATAGCCCGAATGAAGAATGCATTATGTTATCTAGCTGCGAGCTATCTGAGGCTATACACAAAGAGTGCTGAAAATTACTCTAGAGTCTCTGCCAATTTGAAAGAGAGGTACATCAGTTATTTCAAAACTCCGTTGCCTATTGAAAATTTTCATCCGAGCCTTGAAGCGATCAATGCAATAAAGCGTGCCTTTGAGGTGACAGGACATTTTAGAGATACGCTCTACAATCTCGTGTATGCAGGAGAACAGACAGATGTGGGAGATAGCTTGAAGACTTACCTGTATCGTACACACATAAGCTATACCGGACTCCATCCTTTGGTTCTGTTTATAAGATGTATGGAAGTTTATGAAGTGGACCATATATATCTTTTGAATGTGCTGCGCAAGGACAACCCTGAATTTGAGTCGGAGAAATCTAGTTTGGCTCGAGTTTTTGAAACTTTTTATACCGAAGAGGCGAGAGGTTCGAAGAAGATGTGGAAGTACGCTCGAATATTTGATCATAGGTTCCTTTCAACCTTGCAAACTAAGTATTGTCAAACGTTTACAGCGGTCCTGGCAAATATGATCCATCTCAGCAAAGCTCAAGGACCAAATGAGAATGTCCTGAATATTGCTCAGATAAAAGACCTTCCTGAATTTGGAAAGAAACATGCTCGAGCTGTGGCCCAAAGAGCGCTTCAGGTGATCATCGGAGAGAAGGGGGCGCTGGGGCGTGCTGGAGCACCCCGAACCTCCAGGAACCACCCCTGA